From a region of the Lepidochelys kempii isolate rLepKem1 chromosome 26, rLepKem1.hap2, whole genome shotgun sequence genome:
- the LSM1 gene encoding U6 snRNA-associated Sm-like protein LSm1 isoform X2, with protein sequence MNYMPGTASLIQDIDKKHLVLLRDGRTLIGYLRSIDQFANLVLHQTVERIHVGKKYGDIPRGIFVVRGENVVLLGEIDLEKESDTPLQQVSIEEILEEQRVEQQAKQESEKLKVQALKERGLSIPRADTLDEY encoded by the exons ATGAACTACATGCCGGGCACCGCCAGCCTCATCCAGGACATCGACA AAAAACACTTGGTCCTCCTTCGAGATGGTAGAACACTGATAGGATATTTACGAAGCATCGATCAGTTTG caaacttgGTGTTACACCAGACGGTGGAGCGCATTCACGTGGGCAAAAAATATGGCGACATCCCTCGAGGCATCTTTGTCGTGCGAGGCGAGAACGTTGTCCTGCTGGGGGAAATA GACCTGGAAAAGGAGAGTGACACGCCTTTGCAGCAGGTGTCGATCGAGGAGATCCTGGAGGAACAGCGCGTGGAACAGCAAGCCAAGCAGGAATCGGAGAAGCTGAAAGTGCAGGCACTTAAGGAACGGGGCCTTTCAATCCCGCGAGCAGACACTCTAGATGAGTATTAG
- the LSM1 gene encoding U6 snRNA-associated Sm-like protein LSm1 isoform X1 gives MTKEVVPWNCGILPADSWDPRQVVLHLHCKAIGLGPLCFKQANLVLHQTVERIHVGKKYGDIPRGIFVVRGENVVLLGEIDLEKESDTPLQQVSIEEILEEQRVEQQAKQESEKLKVQALKERGLSIPRADTLDEY, from the exons ATGACTAAGGAAGTTGTCCcgtggaattgtgggatacttccagCTGACTCCTGGGACCCACGTCAAGTGgtgctacatctacactgcaaagcaatagggctcggACCCTTGTGCTTTAAGCAAG caaacttgGTGTTACACCAGACGGTGGAGCGCATTCACGTGGGCAAAAAATATGGCGACATCCCTCGAGGCATCTTTGTCGTGCGAGGCGAGAACGTTGTCCTGCTGGGGGAAATA GACCTGGAAAAGGAGAGTGACACGCCTTTGCAGCAGGTGTCGATCGAGGAGATCCTGGAGGAACAGCGCGTGGAACAGCAAGCCAAGCAGGAATCGGAGAAGCTGAAAGTGCAGGCACTTAAGGAACGGGGCCTTTCAATCCCGCGAGCAGACACTCTAGATGAGTATTAG